A single Curtobacterium sp. MCJR17_020 DNA region contains:
- the aztA gene encoding zinc ABC transporter ATP-binding protein AztA, giving the protein MPATDPMPSVRLEQVTALRGERTVLDGLDAAFPAGRVTALTGPNGSGKSTLLDVVAGVLRPTAGRITGLPSDGVAHVSQSVPPTTLPLTVRAAVAMGRWRHRAWWRPLGRDDRAVVDAQLERMAIADLADRPLDALSGGQRQRTLVALGLAQRARVLLVDEPTAGVDAASAALVVAALAAEAADGVVVVHAAHDPVAIAAADAVVTLPAP; this is encoded by the coding sequence GTGCCCGCGACCGATCCGATGCCCTCCGTCCGCCTCGAGCAGGTGACCGCCCTGCGCGGGGAGCGGACCGTCCTCGACGGCCTCGACGCGGCCTTCCCGGCCGGCCGGGTCACCGCGCTGACCGGACCCAACGGGTCCGGCAAGTCGACGCTGCTCGACGTGGTGGCGGGCGTGCTGCGGCCGACCGCCGGGCGCATCACGGGCCTCCCGTCCGACGGCGTCGCCCACGTGAGCCAGTCCGTCCCGCCGACCACGCTCCCGCTCACGGTCCGCGCGGCCGTCGCGATGGGCCGGTGGCGTCACCGGGCCTGGTGGCGTCCGCTCGGACGTGACGACCGCGCCGTCGTCGACGCGCAGCTCGAGCGGATGGCGATCGCGGACCTGGCCGATCGCCCGCTCGACGCGTTGTCCGGTGGGCAGCGGCAGCGCACGCTCGTGGCACTCGGGCTGGCGCAGCGGGCGCGGGTGCTGCTCGTCGACGAGCCGACGGCCGGCGTCGACGCGGCATCCGCGGCGCTCGTGGTGGCGGCGCTCGCCGCCGAGGCTGCCGACGGCGTCGTCGTCGTGCACGCCGCACACGACCCGGTGGCGATCGCTGCAGCCGACGCCGTTGTCACCCTGCCCGCGCCCTGA
- a CDS encoding metal ABC transporter substrate-binding protein, whose translation MSGTTPVRRTARAVAVALVATAVAVTTAACTTTGSDRPLVAVTTNILGDVVTEVVGDDVDVMVLMPPGGDPHSFEVSAQQAARLRSADLVVENGLGLEEGVAHHVRAAADDGVAVFTAGDAIDALEWTTDDDSGPDPHFWTDPARMVDVVEALDDELDAVGIDAPGTEAFTDRLDALDDDMTAAFDTIPADRKALVTNHHVFGYLADRYGFRVVGAVIPSGTTLASPSAADLRDLADAIEQAGVPTIFADASQPARLAEVLADEVDVQVSIRSLATESLTEDGAASTYLGMMRSNTDSIVDGLTAPISR comes from the coding sequence GTGAGCGGAACCACGCCTGTCCGGCGCACCGCACGGGCGGTGGCAGTGGCCCTCGTCGCCACAGCCGTCGCCGTCACGACGGCCGCCTGCACCACGACCGGATCGGACCGTCCACTCGTCGCCGTGACGACGAACATCCTCGGCGACGTCGTGACCGAGGTCGTCGGCGACGACGTCGACGTCATGGTCCTGATGCCCCCTGGCGGCGACCCGCACTCGTTCGAGGTGTCCGCACAGCAGGCGGCGCGACTCCGGAGCGCAGACCTCGTGGTCGAGAACGGCCTCGGGCTCGAGGAAGGCGTGGCCCACCACGTCCGCGCCGCGGCCGACGACGGCGTGGCCGTCTTCACCGCCGGTGACGCGATCGACGCCCTGGAGTGGACCACCGACGACGACAGCGGCCCCGATCCGCACTTCTGGACGGACCCCGCACGGATGGTCGACGTGGTCGAGGCCCTCGACGACGAGCTGGACGCCGTCGGCATCGACGCTCCCGGCACCGAGGCATTCACCGACCGGCTCGATGCCCTCGACGACGACATGACCGCCGCGTTCGACACCATCCCCGCCGATCGCAAGGCCCTGGTGACGAACCACCACGTGTTCGGGTACCTCGCCGACCGCTACGGGTTCCGGGTGGTGGGTGCCGTGATCCCGAGCGGCACGACCCTGGCGTCCCCGAGCGCCGCCGACCTGCGTGACCTGGCGGACGCGATCGAGCAGGCGGGCGTCCCGACGATCTTCGCCGATGCCTCGCAACCCGCACGCCTGGCCGAGGTCCTGGCGGACGAGGTCGACGTGCAGGTGTCGATCCGCTCGCTGGCGACCGAGTCCCTGACCGAGGACGGCGCCGCGTCGACCTACCTCGGGATGATGCGCTCGAACACCGACTCGATCGTCGACGGCCTGACGGCTCCGATTTCTAGATGA
- a CDS encoding aldo/keto reductase, whose amino-acid sequence MPALTDTFILSNGLHIPKIGFGTWQIPSGDDAYDATKTALDAGYRHIDTALAYGNEASVGEAVRDSGIPRDELFITTKLPAEVKTASGARDAFEESSRNLDLGHVDLYLIHAPWPWSDMGSDHRDGNVEVWKVFEELYDAGRTKSIGVSNFAVADLEDLLGRTDVVPHANQIRWFIGNTQDETTAFDREHDILTEGYSPLATGGLLENEQIAEIAAKYDKTVAQVAIRFLLEKDVLPLPKSTTPSRIAANADVDFVLSADDVAALDALEDTTN is encoded by the coding sequence ATGCCCGCTCTCACCGACACGTTCATCCTGTCCAACGGCCTGCACATCCCGAAGATCGGCTTCGGCACCTGGCAGATCCCGTCCGGCGACGACGCCTACGACGCCACGAAGACCGCCCTGGACGCCGGCTACCGTCACATCGACACCGCCCTGGCCTACGGCAACGAGGCGAGCGTCGGCGAGGCCGTCCGTGACAGCGGCATCCCCCGCGACGAACTCTTCATCACCACGAAGCTGCCGGCCGAGGTCAAGACCGCGTCCGGCGCCCGCGACGCCTTCGAGGAGTCCAGCCGCAACCTCGACCTCGGACACGTCGACCTGTACCTGATCCACGCGCCGTGGCCCTGGAGCGACATGGGCTCGGACCACCGCGACGGCAACGTCGAGGTCTGGAAGGTCTTCGAGGAGCTCTACGACGCCGGCCGCACCAAGAGCATCGGTGTCTCGAACTTCGCCGTCGCCGACCTCGAGGACCTGCTCGGCCGCACCGACGTCGTCCCGCACGCCAACCAGATCCGCTGGTTCATCGGCAACACCCAGGACGAGACGACCGCGTTCGACCGCGAGCACGACATCCTGACCGAGGGCTACTCCCCGCTCGCCACCGGCGGACTGCTCGAGAACGAGCAGATCGCCGAGATCGCGGCGAAGTACGACAAGACCGTCGCCCAGGTCGCGATCCGCTTCCTGCTCGAGAAGGACGTCCTGCCGCTCCCGAAGTCCACCACCCCGTCGCGCATCGCCGCGAACGCCGACGTCGACTTCGTGCTGTCGGCCGACGACGTGGCCGCGCTCGACGCGCTCGAGGACACCACGAACTGA
- the aztB gene encoding zinc ABC transporter permease AztB — protein sequence MSWLTDPFTVDFMVRALTGGSLAAVLCAVVGTWVLVRGMAFLGEALSHGMLPGVAIAALTGVPAVLGAAVSAGVMVFGVGALRRRGGLSYDTSIGLLFVGMLALGVIIVSASRSFATDVTAILFGDVLAVTRADLGGLAIAVAVALVVAAVFHRPFTALAFDVRKAATLGLHPRLAEVVLIGLVTLAVVASYRAVGTLLVVGLLLAPAAAARAWTKHVASTMLLGAVLGVVAVLVGLLVSWHAGTAAGASIAAVAVAGVALSRATAAVVRGVARTTARTDAQPVDRPVDHPVRAPAREAP from the coding sequence GTGAGCTGGCTGACCGATCCCTTCACCGTCGACTTCATGGTGCGTGCCCTGACCGGCGGCTCCCTGGCCGCGGTGCTGTGCGCCGTCGTCGGGACGTGGGTGCTCGTGCGCGGGATGGCGTTCCTGGGCGAGGCGCTGTCGCACGGCATGCTGCCCGGCGTCGCGATCGCAGCCCTCACCGGAGTCCCCGCGGTGCTCGGTGCCGCCGTGAGTGCCGGGGTGATGGTGTTCGGCGTCGGGGCGCTGCGACGACGCGGTGGCTTGTCGTACGACACCTCGATCGGGTTGCTCTTCGTGGGCATGCTCGCGCTCGGGGTCATCATCGTGTCGGCATCGCGGTCCTTCGCCACCGACGTCACCGCGATCCTGTTCGGCGACGTGCTCGCCGTCACCCGCGCCGACCTCGGCGGACTGGCGATCGCGGTCGCCGTCGCACTGGTCGTCGCCGCCGTGTTCCACCGGCCGTTCACCGCGCTGGCGTTCGACGTCCGCAAGGCCGCGACGCTCGGCCTGCACCCACGGCTCGCAGAGGTGGTCCTCATCGGCCTGGTCACGCTCGCCGTCGTGGCGTCCTACCGCGCGGTGGGGACCCTGCTGGTCGTCGGACTGCTGCTCGCGCCCGCCGCAGCGGCCCGCGCCTGGACGAAGCACGTGGCCTCGACGATGCTCCTCGGCGCGGTGCTCGGTGTCGTCGCCGTGCTGGTCGGGCTGCTCGTCTCCTGGCACGCCGGCACCGCCGCCGGCGCCAGCATCGCGGCCGTCGCCGTCGCCGGAGTCGCCCTGTCCCGCGCCACCGCCGCCGTCGTCCGCGGGGTCGCGCGCACCACCGCACGGACCGACGCACAACCCGTCGACCGCCCGGTCGACCACCCCGTCCGAGCACCAGCACGAGAGGCACCATGA
- a CDS encoding VOC family protein encodes MASGVAAVWVPVTDMQRAIAFYRDTLGLTVTDESDDWSEIDANGLMIGLNGRESASPSSGGGAVITFQPDGSIEDELASIRERGADVQGEISEHSWGKIVPFKDSEGNDLQFYAPPQG; translated from the coding sequence ATGGCAAGCGGAGTCGCAGCGGTATGGGTCCCGGTCACCGACATGCAGCGGGCGATCGCGTTCTACCGCGACACTCTCGGACTGACGGTCACGGACGAGTCCGACGACTGGAGCGAGATCGACGCGAACGGCTTGATGATCGGCCTGAACGGCCGTGAGTCGGCGAGTCCGTCGAGCGGCGGGGGAGCGGTCATCACGTTCCAGCCGGACGGGTCGATCGAGGACGAGTTGGCCAGCATCCGCGAGCGTGGTGCGGACGTGCAGGGCGAGATCAGCGAGCACTCGTGGGGCAAGATCGTCCCGTTCAAGGACAGCGAGGGCAACGACCTGCAGTTCTACGCGCCGCCGCAGGGCTGA
- a CDS encoding ABC transporter — MNHDPTTDRARRRLRRRLGALGLTTGLALTATACSTTSAPQADGPSATTAPHGYVAGATESQEPQLGLLAVAATGETALHDLLTGETTDLDRVDAAEHAATDGRFLVTSDGERTTVVDGGSWTVDHGDHTHYYAAEPRVVGTLEGGGPVQVHSSETMTTIAWPERGEAVVLDRAALGRGELDETARLDASVLLPLGEHLVATEGDTVRVLDTDGEPTGSTGSTGSTSAGQACTDPAGGIVTRAGAVVGCADGAVVVDEAGGNSFVALPDDAERPTDFAARAGRPTVAGVAGDTGFWLLDVRERAWQHVATERPLRAVVAVDDQDEHVVAVDDAGRVVVVTASTGKVATTDPLVDGDRAPLLQLDAQRAYVADPSGDVVHEIDFADGARVARTIELPFAPVAFAEVGL, encoded by the coding sequence ATGAACCACGACCCGACCACCGACCGCGCACGCAGACGGCTCCGACGACGCCTGGGCGCCCTGGGCCTGACCACCGGCCTCGCCCTGACCGCCACGGCGTGCTCCACCACCTCGGCGCCGCAGGCCGACGGCCCCAGCGCGACCACGGCTCCACACGGGTACGTGGCGGGCGCGACCGAGTCCCAGGAACCCCAGCTGGGCCTCCTGGCCGTCGCTGCGACCGGCGAGACGGCGCTGCACGACCTGCTCACCGGCGAGACGACCGACCTGGACCGCGTCGACGCGGCCGAGCACGCCGCGACCGACGGCCGGTTCCTCGTGACGAGCGACGGCGAGCGCACCACGGTCGTCGACGGCGGCTCCTGGACCGTCGACCACGGCGACCACACGCACTACTACGCCGCCGAGCCGCGCGTCGTCGGGACGCTCGAGGGCGGCGGCCCGGTCCAGGTGCACTCCTCGGAGACGATGACCACGATCGCCTGGCCGGAACGCGGCGAAGCAGTGGTGCTCGACCGCGCGGCACTCGGGCGGGGTGAGCTCGACGAGACCGCACGACTGGACGCAAGCGTGCTGCTGCCGCTCGGCGAGCACCTGGTGGCCACCGAGGGCGACACCGTCCGCGTCCTCGACACCGACGGAGAGCCGACCGGGTCGACCGGGTCGACCGGGTCGACCAGCGCCGGACAGGCCTGCACCGACCCCGCTGGTGGGATCGTCACCCGCGCCGGCGCCGTGGTGGGCTGCGCCGACGGAGCCGTCGTCGTCGACGAAGCCGGCGGGAACTCGTTCGTCGCGCTGCCGGACGACGCCGAGCGACCGACCGACTTCGCCGCGCGGGCCGGCCGCCCCACGGTCGCCGGAGTCGCGGGTGACACCGGGTTCTGGCTGCTCGACGTGCGGGAACGCGCGTGGCAGCACGTCGCGACCGAACGGCCGCTGCGTGCGGTGGTCGCCGTCGACGACCAGGACGAGCACGTGGTCGCGGTCGACGACGCGGGTCGGGTGGTCGTGGTGACCGCCTCGACCGGGAAGGTCGCGACGACTGATCCCCTGGTCGACGGCGACCGTGCGCCGCTGCTGCAGCTCGACGCGCAGCGCGCCTACGTGGCCGACCCGTCCGGGGACGTCGTCCACGAGATCGACTTCGCGGACGGCGCCCGGGTGGCCCGCACCATCGAGCTGCCGTTCGCGCCCGTCGCGTTCGCCGAGGTGGGACTGTGA
- a CDS encoding aldo/keto reductase, whose translation MPDVHLPAADRYEQLPYQRVGRSGLMLPRISLGLWNNFGADRALATQRDIVLHAFDRGITHFDLANNYGPPAGSAEEQFGRILESDLRPYRDEIVVSTKAGYDMWPGPYGDRGSRKYMLASLDQSLGRLGLDYVDVFYSHRPDPETPIEETVSALVTAVRSGKALYAGISNYDPAQTAAAAEALAAENMHLLIHQPRYNMFDRVPEDGLFDELTRLGTGAIVFSPLAGGLLTDRYLDGSVPVGSRAAEGRWFGADRIDDEYLTTARALNDIAVARGQTLAQLAITWVLRQPAVTSALVGASSVRQLDGTLDSLAGAPLTDEELAAIDALVPRG comes from the coding sequence ATGCCTGACGTCCACCTGCCTGCCGCCGACCGCTACGAGCAGCTCCCGTACCAGCGCGTGGGGAGGAGCGGCCTCATGCTGCCGCGCATCTCCCTCGGCCTGTGGAACAACTTCGGCGCCGACCGCGCACTCGCCACGCAGCGCGACATCGTGCTGCACGCCTTCGACCGCGGGATCACCCACTTCGACCTGGCGAACAACTACGGTCCGCCTGCCGGGTCCGCCGAGGAGCAGTTCGGCCGCATCCTCGAGTCGGACCTGCGTCCGTACCGTGACGAGATCGTGGTGTCGACGAAGGCCGGCTACGACATGTGGCCGGGCCCGTACGGCGACCGGGGTTCCCGCAAGTACATGCTCGCGTCGCTCGACCAGTCGCTCGGGCGCCTCGGGCTGGACTACGTCGACGTCTTCTACTCGCACCGTCCGGACCCCGAGACCCCCATCGAGGAGACGGTCAGCGCCCTCGTGACCGCGGTCCGTTCGGGCAAGGCGCTCTACGCGGGCATCTCGAACTACGACCCGGCGCAGACTGCCGCGGCAGCCGAGGCGCTCGCCGCCGAGAACATGCACCTGCTCATCCACCAGCCGCGCTACAACATGTTCGACCGGGTCCCCGAGGACGGGCTCTTCGACGAGCTCACGCGTCTCGGAACCGGTGCGATCGTGTTCTCGCCGTTGGCCGGTGGGCTGTTGACGGACCGCTACCTGGACGGTTCGGTTCCGGTCGGGTCGCGTGCGGCCGAGGGCCGCTGGTTCGGTGCGGACCGCATCGACGACGAGTACCTGACCACGGCGCGGGCGCTCAACGACATCGCGGTGGCGCGCGGGCAGACGCTCGCGCAGCTCGCGATCACGTGGGTGCTCCGGCAGCCCGCCGTCACGTCGGCGCTGGTCGGGGCATCGAGCGTTCGTCAGCTGGACGGCACGCTCGACTCCCTCGCGGGTGCCCCGCTCACCGACGAGGAGCTCGCGGCGATCGACGCGTTGGTGCCGCGCGGCTGA
- a CDS encoding MFS transporter, whose product MTSSAERRGWLGVTSVALGSFVLVLSEFLPIGLLPAIAADLDVGIGTAGLMVVATGLVGAVAAPVVTVLTSRVDRRVVLVSLTVLLVVADGLAAIAPSFGVLLVARMLLGVGIGGFWAIGAGIAGRLVRPAATIRATSLITAGVSVATVVSLPLGALVSSLATWRLAFVIGGVLGLVALVLQLAMLPRIPAQQQVRFATLGSLLRVPRARVGLIAAAFLFAAQFAAYTYIAPYLQDLVGVGPDTVTLALLVFGVAGIVGNFAAGFTLGRSVLGTISVSKVALAVAVVLLPLLAHSVVGVFVLLVVWGLVWGALPLGMQTWMSTASPAGSETGLALFVTTIQLAIAAGSVLGGAAVSSFGLAADFWLSGGVAVVGAIVLVSLGLRRSSAAPVADEAPAPAPVTTSTGSVAVACP is encoded by the coding sequence ATGACCTCGTCAGCAGAGCGCCGCGGGTGGCTCGGTGTCACGTCCGTCGCACTCGGATCCTTCGTCCTCGTGCTCTCCGAGTTCCTGCCGATCGGACTCCTGCCCGCCATCGCCGCCGACCTTGACGTCGGGATCGGCACGGCCGGGCTCATGGTCGTCGCCACCGGGCTCGTCGGTGCCGTCGCGGCGCCGGTCGTCACGGTCCTGACCTCGCGCGTGGACCGCCGCGTCGTGCTCGTGTCACTGACCGTGCTGCTCGTGGTGGCGGACGGGCTCGCGGCGATCGCGCCCTCGTTCGGTGTGCTGCTCGTGGCGCGCATGCTCCTGGGCGTCGGCATCGGCGGGTTCTGGGCGATCGGCGCCGGCATCGCCGGTCGACTGGTCCGGCCGGCCGCCACGATCCGGGCGACCTCGCTCATCACCGCCGGCGTCTCGGTCGCGACGGTCGTGAGCCTGCCGCTCGGCGCCCTCGTCTCGTCGCTCGCCACCTGGCGGCTCGCGTTCGTCATCGGCGGCGTGCTCGGTCTGGTCGCGCTCGTCCTGCAGCTCGCGATGCTGCCGCGCATCCCCGCGCAGCAGCAGGTCCGGTTCGCGACGCTCGGCTCACTGCTCCGCGTCCCCCGCGCCCGTGTCGGCCTGATCGCCGCCGCGTTCCTCTTCGCCGCCCAGTTCGCCGCGTACACGTACATCGCCCCGTACCTGCAGGACCTGGTCGGGGTCGGCCCGGACACCGTCACGCTTGCGCTGCTGGTGTTCGGCGTCGCGGGGATCGTCGGGAACTTCGCCGCCGGCTTCACCCTGGGGCGGAGCGTGCTCGGGACGATCAGCGTGTCGAAGGTCGCCCTCGCGGTCGCCGTGGTCCTGCTCCCCCTGCTCGCGCACTCCGTCGTCGGGGTGTTCGTGCTGCTCGTGGTGTGGGGGCTGGTCTGGGGTGCGTTGCCGCTCGGCATGCAGACGTGGATGTCCACGGCGTCGCCCGCCGGGTCCGAGACCGGGCTCGCGCTGTTCGTCACGACCATCCAGCTCGCGATCGCCGCGGGGTCGGTGCTCGGCGGCGCAGCGGTGTCGTCGTTCGGGCTCGCCGCGGACTTCTGGTTGTCCGGAGGGGTCGCCGTCGTGGGAGCGATCGTGCTCGTCTCCCTCGGGCTGCGCCGCTCGAGCGCAGCGCCGGTCGCCGACGAGGCTCCGGCACCGGCGCCGGTGACGACCTCGACGGGCTCCGTCGCCGTCGCCTGCCCCTGA
- the msrA gene encoding peptide-methionine (S)-S-oxide reductase MsrA, giving the protein MTTTETAILAGGCFWGAQQLLRRRPGIISTRVGYSGGDTPNATYRNHGDHAEAVEIVFDPSVISYRDLLEFFFQIHDPSTKDRQGNDVGRAYRSAIFFTSPEQEQVARDTIADVDASGIWPGKVVTEVEPAGDFWQAEEEHQDYLEKYPAGYTCHFVRPGWKLPHRDEATAAV; this is encoded by the coding sequence ATGACCACCACCGAAACCGCCATCCTCGCCGGCGGCTGCTTCTGGGGAGCGCAGCAGCTCCTCCGCCGCCGTCCCGGCATCATCAGCACCCGCGTCGGCTACTCGGGCGGAGACACCCCGAACGCGACGTACCGCAACCACGGTGACCACGCCGAGGCGGTCGAGATCGTCTTCGACCCGTCGGTGATCTCGTACCGCGACCTGCTCGAGTTCTTCTTCCAGATCCACGACCCGTCGACGAAGGACCGCCAGGGCAACGACGTCGGCCGTGCGTACCGTTCGGCGATCTTCTTCACCTCGCCCGAGCAGGAGCAGGTCGCGCGCGACACGATCGCCGACGTCGACGCCTCGGGCATCTGGCCCGGCAAGGTCGTCACCGAGGTCGAGCCCGCAGGCGACTTCTGGCAGGCCGAAGAGGAACACCAGGACTACCTCGAGAAGTACCCCGCCGGGTACACCTGCCACTTCGTGCGCCCGGGTTGGAAGCTCCCGCACCGCGACGAGGCGACCGCGGCGGTCTAG
- a CDS encoding DUF4383 domain-containing protein, translating to MTSNAATARNRTGSTWTQKGALLFGVVFLIVGIAGFIPGLTMDMGSMSMAGHGSMALLLGLFQVSVLHNIVHLLFGIVGLIAARSASGARLYLIVGGIVYAVLFVYGLFTAGMADPANFVPLNSADNVLHAFLAVAMIVLGFVLPRIGARTR from the coding sequence ATGACCAGCAACGCAGCAACCGCTCGCAACCGCACCGGCTCGACGTGGACCCAGAAGGGTGCGCTCCTCTTCGGTGTCGTCTTCCTGATCGTCGGCATCGCCGGCTTCATCCCCGGGCTCACGATGGACATGGGCTCGATGTCGATGGCCGGTCACGGCTCCATGGCCCTGCTCCTGGGCCTGTTCCAGGTGTCGGTCCTGCACAACATCGTGCACCTGCTCTTCGGCATCGTCGGACTCATCGCAGCCCGTTCGGCGTCGGGCGCTCGCCTGTACCTGATCGTCGGCGGCATCGTCTACGCGGTCCTGTTCGTCTACGGTCTGTTCACGGCTGGCATGGCGGACCCCGCGAACTTCGTCCCCCTGAACAGCGCGGACAACGTGCTGCACGCGTTCCTCGCCGTCGCGATGATCGTCCTCGGCTTCGTGCTGCCGCGCATCGGCGCGCGCACGCGCTGA